In one Myripristis murdjan chromosome 5, fMyrMur1.1, whole genome shotgun sequence genomic region, the following are encoded:
- the kif17 gene encoding kinesin-like protein KIF17 has protein sequence MGSEAVRVVVRCRPMNDREKALSCKMVLSMDVHHCQCFIEKPGATDEPPKQFTFDGTYFIDQTTEQMYNEIAYPLVEGVTEGYNGTIFAYGQTGSGKSFTMQGVSEPATQKGVIPRAFEHIFESIQCAENTKFLVRASYLEIYNEEIRDLLGSDTKQRMELKEHPERGVYVRDLTMQTVHSVGECEQIMEQGWKNRAVGYTLMNKDSSRSHSIFTIHLEICSTDVAGEDHLRAGKLNLVDLAGSERQSKTGATGERLREATKINLSLSALGNVISALVDGRSKYVPYRDSKLTRLLQDSLGGNTRTLMVACLSPADNNYEESLSTLRYANRAKSIQNRPRINEDPKDALLRQYQEEIKKLRALISGQLGAANISSLLAGQVSEVSPAVLSRPQSTTEAEKEKIKEEYEEKLARLQAEYNAEQQSKARLQEDIAALRCSYESKLSNVESARASRGSSVPKNENSSDVTQVQDEELCLSTDPLCHTIEEPPPTKPAVAGTVLSVQRGPEGEGHKESSAVPIPGPLDQKHALERLQQLEQEVVGGEQVRNKELQQRHQQRKSLADQRKMQLIQALSENSEESENVLLNVYDSIQEEVRSKSQVLTKIQGKLKAAKLEIRDLQAEFAEERNDYLASIRRLEREGQLLHGLLERMAPLVRRDCNYSNVDRLKKEAVWDEDSATWRLPDVMVQKTSLPSAVAPLAARLPAGRGSAADTGEVCQVEEDRYKEMLDRSDSENIASSYFKSKRASQLLGGDATKALAVHTPRLVNGTAHLTMSGSNMSPPVSSESVLPRPFRLESLGLPVSNGKVKRKKSKAHIFYDGN, from the exons GGTGTCACTGAGGGATACAATGGCACCATTTTTGCCTACGGACAAACTGGAAGTGGTAAGTCTTTCACCATGCAAGGGGTGTCCGAGCCTGCCACGCAGAAGGGGGTCATACCACGAGCCTTTGAGCACATCTTTGAGAGTATTCAG tgtgcagaaaatacaaaattccTGGTGAGGGCATCCTACTTGGAGATTTACAATGAAGAAATCAGAGACCTTTTAGGAAGTGACACCAAACAGAGAATGGAG CTGAAAGAGCACCCAGAGCGTGGAGTGTACGTGCGCGACCTCACCATGCAGACGGTGCACAGTGTGGGGGAGTGCGAGCAGATCATGGAGCAAGGCTGGAAGAACCGGGCGGTGGGCTACACTCTGATGAACAAAGACTCCTCCCGCTCCCACTCCATCTTCACCATCCACCTGGAGATCTGCAGCAccg ATGTGGCCGGTGAGGACCACCTTCGAGCAGGTAAACTCAACCTGGTGGACCTGGCGGGCAGCGAGCGTCAGTCTAAAACCGGTGCCACAGGCGAGCGCCTCCGTGAGGCCACCAAGATCAACTTGTCCCTCTCGGCTCTGGGCAACGTCATCTCCGCCCTGGTGGACGGACGCTCCAAATACGTCCCCTACCGGGACTCCAAGCTGACCCGGCTCCTGCAGGACTCCCTGGGGGGGAACACGCGCACCCTGATGGTCGCATGTCTCTCTCCTGCAGACAACAACTATGAAGAGAGCTTGAGTACACTGCGCTATGCCAACCGGGCCAAGAGCATCCAGAACAGGCCTCGTATCAACGAGGACCCCAAGGACGCTCTTCTTCGACAGTACCAGGAGGAGATCAAGAAGTTACGCGCCCTCATCTCTGGCCAGCTGGGCGCTGCCAACATTTCAT CTCTGCTGGCTGGTCAGGTGTCTGAGGTTTCCCCTGCTGTCCTCTCAAGGCCACAGTCtaccacagaggcagagaaggagaagatTAAAGAG GAGTATGAGGAGAAGCTGGCCAGGCTGCAGGCTGAGTATAATGCAGAGCAGCAGTCCAAGGCCAGGCTCCAGGAGGACATTGCTGCCCTGCGCTGCTCCTATGAATCCAAGCTGTCTAATGTGGAGAGTGCCAGAGCCAGTAGGGGGAGCTCTGTCCCAAAGAATG AGAACTCCAGTGATGTGACCCAAGTCCAGGACGAAGAGCTCTGCCTCAGCACTGATCCCTTGTGCCATACTATTGAGGAGCCGCCCCCGACCAAG CCTGCAGTAGCTGGTACTGTGCTGAGTGTCCAGAGGGGGCCAGAGGGAGAGGGCCACAAAGAGTCATCTGCCGTCCCCATACCAGGCCCTCTGGACCAGAAACATGCCCTGGAGAG gctgcagcagctggagcaggaggTGGTCGGAGGAGAGCAGGTCAGGAacaaggagctgcagcagagacaccagcagaggaagagcCTGGCTGACCAGAGGAAGATGCAGCTCATCCAGGCCCTGTCGGAGAACAGCGAGGAGAGCGAGAACGTGCTGCTCAACGTCTATGACTCCATCCAGGAGGAGGTCCGCTCCAAGAGCCAAGTCCTGACCAAGATCCAGGGCAAg CTGAAAGCAGCCAAGCTGGAGATCCGTGATCTGCAGGCAGAGTTTGCGGAGGAGAGGAACGACTACCTGGCCTCCATCCGCCGGCTGGAGAGGGAGGGCCAGCTGCTGCACGGCCTGCTGGAGCGTATGGCGCCCCTGGTGCGCCGTGACTGCAACTACAGCAACGTGGACCGCCTGAAGAAAGAGGCCGTTTGGGATGAGGACAGCGCCACCTGGAGGCTGCCTGACGTGATGGTGCAGAAAACATCACTGCCTTCAG CTGTGGCTCCCCTTGCTGCAAGACTCCCAGCAGGCAGAGGCTCAGCTGCTGATactggagaggtgtgt caggtggaggaggacaggTATAAGGAGATGCTGGACCGCAGTGACAGTGAAAATATAGCCAGCAGCTACTTCAAGTCAAAGAGAGCCAGCCAGCTTCTGGGAGGAGACGCCACCAAGGCACTTG CCGTCCACACTCCTCGTCTGGTCAACGGGACGGCCCACCTAACTATGAGCGGCTCCAACATGAGCCCGCCCGTCAGCTCGGAGTCGGTCCTGCCACGCCCCTTCCGCCTGGAGTCACTGGGCCTCCCAGTGTCCAACGGCAAGGTGAAGCgcaaaaaaagcaaagctcACATCTTTTATGACGGGAACTAA